The following proteins are encoded in a genomic region of Coffea eugenioides isolate CCC68of chromosome 6, Ceug_1.0, whole genome shotgun sequence:
- the LOC113774807 gene encoding protein SRC1-like has translation MAGIIHKIEETLGVGGHKDDHEKHKEGEKHHYGEEHKKEGHSGEHKEGVIDKIKDKIHGEGGEHHEHKDEKKKKKEKKKHEHGHEHGHSSSSDSDSD, from the coding sequence ATGGCAGGAATCATTCACAAGATTGAGGAGACCTTGGGCGTGGGAGGCCACAAGGATGATCATGAAAAGCACAAGGAGGGTGAGAAACACCACTACGGAGAGGAGCACAAGAAGGAAGGCCATAGTGGTGAACACAAGGAAGGAGTGATTGACAAGATCAAGGACAAGATCCATGGTGAGGGAGGAGAACACCACGAACATAAGgatgagaagaagaagaagaaggagaagaagaagcaCGAGCATGGCCATGAACATGGTCATAGCAGCAGCAGTGATAGCGATAGTGATTGA